Proteins from one Romboutsia sp. CE17 genomic window:
- a CDS encoding NPCBM/NEW2 domain-containing protein, with amino-acid sequence MHKKKIAAITMAAIITNLSATTIEVLADEVKNAKESSVKVEYTNEVNQAVISKFDLYNDDKLNAYNEVFKMDNSNIKSITNNGGKYASSTIDKAIDENLNTHWETGKPNSSEFTNEVVFTFNEIANLNRIVYAARKDISSGKGFAQEFEIYASLTEEGDDFRLVSTGEYTGSTKDLVEIKFDSTDFKRLKFKFKKASQDWASASEFMFYKEDKISDKIKGLFTDDTLSQVSEEFNSIDKINKFEEEVKNHPLYENFKESIEDAKIILENNKIEATEAKVSKLEAYHISNEKDNEYSKLFRMSNSNISNISSNGGTYYNSKLEYMIDDKTETHWETNKNNSSDFTNEVVFTFDEAVVLDRVAFLARENRKGFPEEFEIYASETSKGETFQKVAYGSATSTNDFLEFKFNPTKFKRLKFKFTKSVIDRPFVAEFRFYKQDELSEKYDRLFTDSSMNKVSEEFNTLEKLNNFEDELKDHPLYDLYKEGINNAKAILTETPESPTKATLGKINYNLNEDYNNEYKVAYSDIKSIKNNGKQYLSQSIDKAIDDNVDTYWETGTLNTSSFTNEVEVEFNDLVTLDRVVYGSRQSDLKGFAEEIEIYASRTSKGDTYKLVATGTHEATSGLVEARFKPTEFKRIKFKFKKSKQNSATLNEIMFYKTDEIYSSIPKLFTDGTMSEVSKEFNSTEKINAFEEKAKTHPLYEDFRESIELAKSLISNPKQEDVFELEMRGDSINESVKRKMWRFQDWQITGLSARPGDKINVYVDVAEGDPTPVLLYKQSLTQHGGAVSFQLKPGKNEITIPEVSYEGNGIPESVIQGGELYFTNYKSDNQTRAPKVRIEGASKYPVFVLGKSDEETVMKELEEYVAKIEEDPDTTPNIFAVSSNKSLCFTEATYALDWYKKNNKTPKYTAEQWDDYISDAMEFWGFDNSKELHSDFDFRIMPMVKNLSGGAFMNAANGVIGIRPGNQDTILNADRGWGVAHELGHNFDTSGRIISEVTNNIMPLFFESKFKTKTRISEQNIWENNTYPKVGLDDYSNNELYNTADSTHLAQLAPLWQLYLYDNTFYGKFEQQYREKNFGNTSREDIYKSWVVAASDAMQLDLSEFFARHGIRVDSDVKDELAKYPKPDKKIYYLNDLAMNYKGNGFTENAKVSVSTSASNGNIKLSFAIDDENKDNILGYEIRKDGKYIGFTSKESFVDTNSNLDDEGVYVITPYDRKLNTLDEIEVNAIQPTLSSNPIITLELGENFEEKEYVIASDIKGNSLIDSVKVKSNNVDTSKVGEYEIVYSLEDNKGNEYTATSKVNVVSKKHYISDLNPKSATNGWGTVRKDKSISGGTIGLTRNGQTIDYKKGLGIHANAEYTYDLEGKDYDYFESYIGVDKASSSKSAASIIFKVLVDGEEKFNSGVMYGLTSQKYVKVDVKDAKELKLIVEDAGNGNESDHASWGDAKLATISSRPVIKGENIAYSMDDNVNLMEGIVATDIEDGNLTSKVKIKSSDFVEGKSGVFTIVYTVTDSDGLNSEHSRIVAVIDKETQLSDLNWKSATIGSGSVRKDRAVSNNAIRLLNEDKSVETFAKGIGTHSYSEIVYNSEGYDIFDTWVGVDQYVSDKTTSSVVFKVFVDGKLKAQTDVMRVDTPKQRLVVDVRDSSEVKLVVDVADNGNNWDHADWANARFCNIAEYDTTELKTILEEAKSLDLNNYTQESIKSLQNAISKGEEALLSKDQNTINAAIEELNSVINSLVEVDLNDVVNLPDKRLVKSIQTQLNKTGDITLGDMRSLTTLRLSGVADLTGMEHAINLETLEMNYNEVKDLRPLANLDKLKTLDARQQYIPVGNLTISNGKVIGDSTIYNREGNNVASTIKLFDKDGNVIREESAKGEFEISTEGLDKGLYGVHVLFEDKDFDGVMLYLFNIQ; translated from the coding sequence ATGCATAAGAAAAAAATAGCAGCTATAACAATGGCTGCAATAATCACAAATCTTTCGGCTACGACTATAGAAGTCTTAGCAGATGAAGTAAAAAATGCCAAAGAATCTAGTGTAAAAGTCGAATATACTAATGAAGTAAATCAAGCAGTTATAAGTAAATTTGACTTATATAACGATGATAAATTAAATGCTTATAATGAAGTATTTAAAATGGACAATTCAAACATAAAATCTATAACTAATAATGGTGGGAAATATGCAAGTTCTACTATAGATAAAGCTATAGATGAAAATCTAAATACCCATTGGGAAACAGGAAAACCTAATAGTTCAGAGTTTACAAATGAAGTAGTATTTACATTTAATGAAATAGCTAATCTAAATCGTATTGTATACGCTGCAAGAAAAGATATTTCAAGTGGAAAAGGTTTTGCACAAGAATTTGAAATATATGCTTCTCTTACAGAAGAAGGAGATGATTTTAGATTAGTAAGTACTGGGGAGTACACAGGTTCAACGAAAGATTTAGTTGAGATAAAATTTGATTCAACTGACTTTAAAAGATTAAAATTTAAATTTAAGAAGGCTAGTCAAGACTGGGCTTCAGCATCAGAGTTTATGTTCTATAAAGAAGATAAAATAAGTGATAAAATAAAAGGTTTATTTACAGATGACACTTTAAGCCAAGTTAGTGAGGAATTTAATAGCATTGACAAGATTAATAAGTTTGAAGAAGAAGTAAAGAATCATCCATTATATGAAAACTTTAAAGAATCTATAGAAGATGCTAAGATAATATTAGAAAATAATAAAATAGAAGCGACAGAAGCAAAAGTATCTAAGTTAGAAGCTTATCATATAAGTAATGAGAAAGATAATGAATATAGCAAATTATTTAGAATGTCAAATTCTAATATATCAAATATAAGTTCTAATGGAGGAACATACTATAACTCAAAGTTAGAGTATATGATAGATGATAAAACTGAAACTCATTGGGAAACTAATAAGAATAATAGTTCAGATTTTACTAATGAAGTAGTGTTTACTTTTGATGAAGCAGTAGTTTTAGATAGAGTAGCATTTTTAGCTAGAGAGAATAGAAAGGGATTCCCAGAAGAGTTTGAAATATATGCATCAGAAACATCAAAGGGTGAAACATTCCAAAAAGTTGCATATGGGAGTGCTACAAGTACAAATGATTTTTTAGAATTTAAATTTAATCCTACAAAGTTCAAGAGATTAAAGTTTAAGTTTACAAAGTCTGTTATAGATAGACCTTTCGTAGCAGAATTTAGATTTTATAAACAAGATGAATTAAGTGAAAAGTATGATAGATTATTCACAGATTCAAGTATGAACAAAGTATCTGAAGAGTTTAATACATTAGAAAAATTAAATAACTTTGAAGATGAATTAAAAGATCATCCATTGTATGATTTATACAAAGAAGGTATAAATAATGCTAAAGCTATTTTAACTGAAACTCCTGAGAGTCCTACTAAAGCAACATTAGGAAAAATAAATTATAACCTTAATGAAGATTATAATAATGAATATAAAGTAGCATATAGCGATATAAAATCAATAAAAAATAATGGAAAACAGTACTTATCACAAAGTATTGATAAAGCCATAGATGATAATGTAGATACTTACTGGGAAACTGGAACATTAAATACGAGCTCTTTTACTAATGAAGTTGAAGTTGAATTTAATGATTTAGTAACACTTGATAGAGTAGTTTATGGTTCAAGACAAAGTGATTTAAAGGGATTTGCAGAAGAAATTGAAATATATGCTTCAAGAACAAGTAAAGGTGACACATATAAATTAGTTGCTACTGGTACACATGAAGCTACTAGCGGATTAGTCGAAGCTAGGTTTAAACCGACAGAATTTAAGAGAATTAAATTTAAATTTAAAAAATCTAAACAAAACTCTGCAACTCTAAATGAAATAATGTTTTATAAGACTGATGAAATATATTCATCAATACCTAAATTATTTACAGATGGTACTATGAGTGAAGTTAGCAAAGAATTTAATAGTACAGAAAAAATAAATGCATTTGAAGAAAAAGCAAAAACTCATCCATTATATGAAGACTTTAGAGAATCTATAGAATTAGCTAAGTCATTAATTTCTAATCCAAAGCAAGAAGATGTATTTGAATTAGAAATGAGAGGAGATTCAATAAATGAGTCTGTAAAAAGAAAAATGTGGAGATTCCAAGATTGGCAAATAACTGGATTATCTGCTAGACCTGGAGATAAGATAAATGTATATGTTGATGTAGCAGAAGGTGATCCTACTCCAGTATTATTATACAAACAATCATTAACACAACACGGTGGAGCAGTAAGCTTCCAGCTAAAGCCTGGTAAAAATGAAATAACTATACCAGAAGTAAGTTATGAGGGAAATGGAATCCCTGAGAGTGTTATACAAGGTGGAGAATTATATTTTACAAACTATAAAAGTGATAATCAAACAAGAGCACCAAAGGTAAGAATAGAAGGAGCTAGTAAGTATCCTGTATTTGTATTAGGAAAATCAGATGAAGAAACAGTAATGAAAGAATTAGAAGAATATGTTGCTAAGATTGAAGAAGATCCAGATACTACGCCAAATATTTTTGCAGTTAGCTCTAACAAATCATTATGTTTTACAGAAGCTACATATGCATTAGACTGGTATAAGAAAAATAACAAAACTCCAAAATATACTGCTGAGCAATGGGATGATTATATATCTGATGCAATGGAATTTTGGGGATTTGATAATTCAAAAGAATTACACTCAGATTTTGATTTCAGAATAATGCCAATGGTTAAAAACCTTAGCGGTGGAGCATTCATGAATGCAGCAAATGGTGTTATTGGTATAAGACCAGGTAATCAAGATACTATACTTAATGCAGATAGAGGATGGGGAGTCGCTCATGAACTTGGTCATAACTTTGACACAAGTGGAAGAATTATATCAGAAGTTACTAATAATATAATGCCTTTATTCTTTGAATCTAAATTTAAAACAAAAACAAGAATAAGTGAGCAAAATATATGGGAAAATAACACTTATCCTAAAGTAGGTTTAGATGATTATTCTAACAATGAGTTATATAATACTGCTGATAGTACACATTTAGCTCAATTAGCTCCATTATGGCAGTTATATTTATATGATAATACTTTCTATGGAAAATTTGAGCAACAATATAGAGAGAAAAATTTTGGAAATACTAGTAGAGAAGACATTTATAAGTCTTGGGTAGTAGCAGCATCAGATGCTATGCAATTAGATTTATCTGAATTCTTTGCAAGACATGGTATACGTGTTGATTCTGATGTTAAAGATGAGTTAGCTAAATATCCAAAACCTGATAAAAAGATTTATTACTTAAATGACTTAGCAATGAACTACAAAGGTAATGGATTTACTGAAAATGCAAAGGTATCAGTAAGTACAAGTGCTTCAAATGGGAATATAAAACTTTCATTTGCAATAGACGATGAAAATAAAGACAATATACTTGGATATGAAATACGTAAAGATGGAAAATATATAGGATTTACTTCTAAGGAAAGTTTTGTTGACACTAACTCTAACTTAGATGATGAGGGAGTATACGTTATAACGCCATATGATAGAAAGTTAAATACATTAGATGAAATAGAAGTAAATGCAATACAACCTACTTTATCTTCAAATCCAATAATTACTTTAGAATTAGGTGAAAATTTTGAAGAGAAAGAATATGTTATAGCAAGTGATATAAAAGGTAACTCATTAATAGATTCTGTAAAAGTAAAATCAAATAATGTAGATACTTCTAAGGTTGGAGAGTATGAAATAGTTTATAGTTTAGAAGATAATAAAGGGAATGAGTATACTGCAACTTCTAAAGTTAATGTAGTAAGTAAGAAACATTACATAAGTGATTTAAATCCTAAATCAGCTACAAATGGATGGGGAACTGTGAGAAAAGATAAGAGTATAAGTGGTGGAACGATCGGACTTACAAGAAATGGACAAACTATTGATTATAAAAAAGGATTAGGTATTCATGCCAATGCTGAATATACATACGACTTAGAAGGTAAGGATTATGACTACTTTGAATCTTATATAGGTGTTGATAAGGCGTCATCATCTAAATCAGCTGCATCAATTATTTTTAAAGTCTTAGTTGATGGAGAAGAAAAATTCAATAGTGGAGTAATGTACGGCTTAACATCTCAAAAATATGTTAAGGTAGATGTGAAAGATGCAAAAGAGCTTAAATTAATAGTAGAGGATGCTGGAAATGGAAATGAATCAGACCATGCAAGTTGGGGAGATGCTAAATTAGCTACTATATCTTCAAGACCAGTTATTAAAGGTGAAAATATAGCATATAGCATGGATGATAATGTAAATTTAATGGAAGGTATAGTTGCAACAGATATTGAGGATGGAAACCTAACATCTAAAGTAAAAATAAAATCTTCAGACTTTGTTGAAGGTAAGTCAGGAGTATTCACAATAGTATATACTGTAACAGATAGTGATGGATTAAATTCTGAACATTCAAGAATTGTAGCAGTTATAGATAAAGAAACTCAATTATCTGACTTAAATTGGAAATCTGCAACTATAGGTTCAGGTTCTGTAAGAAAAGATAGAGCGGTAAGTAACAACGCAATAAGACTTTTAAATGAAGATAAGTCTGTTGAAACCTTTGCTAAAGGTATAGGTACTCACTCATACTCAGAAATAGTTTATAACTCAGAAGGTTATGATATATTTGATACTTGGGTAGGAGTAGACCAATATGTATCAGATAAGACTACATCTAGTGTTGTATTTAAAGTATTTGTTGATGGAAAGTTAAAGGCACAAACAGATGTAATGAGAGTTGATACTCCAAAACAACGTTTAGTTGTTGATGTTAGAGACTCTAGTGAGGTTAAACTAGTAGTAGATGTAGCAGATAATGGAAATAATTGGGATCATGCAGATTGGGCAAATGCAAGATTTTGCAATATAGCTGAGTATGACACAACAGAATTAAAAACAATCTTAGAAGAAGCTAAAAGTTTAGATTTAAATAATTATACTCAAGAATCTATAAAATCTTTACAAAATGCAATATCAAAAGGAGAAGAAGCGTTACTTTCTAAAGACCAAAACACAATAAATGCTGCCATAGAAGAATTGAATAGTGTAATAAATTCTTTAGTAGAGGTTGACTTAAATGATGTTGTAAACTTACCAGATAAACGATTAGTTAAGTCTATTCAAACACAGTTAAATAAAACTGGTGATATAACTTTAGGTGATATGCGTAGTTTAACTACTTTAAGATTATCTGGTGTTGCTGACTTAACAGGTATGGAACATGCTATAAATTTAGAAACTTTAGAAATGAACTATAATGAAGTTAAAGATTTAAGACCATTAGCAAACTTAGATAAACTTAAAACATTAGATGCAAGACAACAGTATATACCAGTAGGAAATTTGACTATTTCTAATGGTAAGGTTATAGGGGATTCTACGATATATAATAGAGAAGGAAATAATGTAGCTAGTACTATAAAGCTTTTTGATAAAGATGGAAATGTAATTAGAGAAGAAAGTGCCAAAGGTGAATTTGAAATAAGTACAGAAGGCTTAGATAAAGGACTTTATGGTGTTCATGTATTGTTTGAAGATAAAGATTTTGATGGTGTAATGTTGTATTTATTTAATATACAATAA
- a CDS encoding SLC13 family permease, protein MTQNIQTHQLKKQNSFIEFLKKEIVLVIATVLAITSSLISTPKLSYIDFKVLILLFNLMIVVAAFKELKVLDNIAIGLLKKCNTYTSISFALIFITFIASMIVTNDVALITFVPLSIVIAKKANIDVLKIVIFQTLAANLGSSFTPMGNPQNLFIYSYYNLSPLDFFKITVPIVILAIVFLSTLILKDKKMKLNLDLSDVIIENKRDVILFSLLFGIILLSVFHIVDYKITFAVTIITVIILNKKLFKEIDYSLLITFIGFFIFIGNISTMDVVRSFMENILNSEKSTFISSILASQVISNVPATMLLSGFTGHFKELLLGVNIGGMGTLIASLASVISYKIYTGEFREKNDKYLRKFNLYNLLGLAIFVPIIYLFIF, encoded by the coding sequence ATGACACAAAATATTCAAACGCATCAACTAAAGAAACAAAACTCGTTTATAGAGTTTCTAAAAAAAGAAATAGTACTAGTTATAGCTACAGTACTTGCAATAACTAGCTCACTTATTTCTACTCCAAAACTATCATATATAGATTTTAAAGTATTAATATTATTATTTAACCTTATGATAGTAGTAGCAGCTTTTAAAGAGCTTAAAGTTTTAGATAATATAGCTATTGGACTTCTAAAAAAATGTAATACATACACATCAATATCATTTGCACTAATATTTATTACATTTATAGCATCAATGATAGTAACTAACGATGTGGCCCTTATTACATTTGTACCACTTAGTATAGTTATAGCGAAAAAAGCAAATATAGACGTACTAAAAATAGTTATTTTCCAAACTCTTGCAGCAAATCTCGGAAGTAGCTTTACACCAATGGGTAACCCTCAAAACCTATTTATATACTCATATTATAATTTAAGTCCTTTAGACTTCTTTAAAATAACTGTGCCAATAGTTATTTTAGCAATAGTGTTTTTATCAACTCTTATATTAAAAGATAAGAAGATGAAGCTAAATTTAGATCTATCAGATGTTATTATAGAAAATAAAAGAGATGTTATTTTATTTTCATTACTATTTGGAATTATATTATTATCAGTTTTTCATATTGTAGATTATAAAATCACTTTTGCAGTAACTATAATTACTGTAATAATATTAAATAAAAAACTATTTAAAGAGATTGATTATTCTTTATTAATTACATTTATAGGATTTTTTATATTTATAGGAAATATATCTACAATGGATGTAGTTAGAAGTTTTATGGAAAATATACTAAATAGTGAAAAGTCTACATTTATATCTAGTATTTTAGCAAGTCAGGTTATTAGTAATGTACCTGCCACTATGCTTTTATCAGGGTTTACAGGGCATTTTAAAGAACTATTATTAGGAGTAAACATAGGTGGTATGGGTACATTAATAGCATCTCTTGCAAGTGTTATTTCTTATAAGATTTATACAGGTGAGTTCAGAGAAAAGAATGATAAATATTTGAGAAAGTTTAATTTATATAACTTATTAGGACTTGCAATTTTTGTACCGATAATATATTTATTTATATTTTAA